From a single Vitis vinifera cultivar Pinot Noir 40024 chromosome 18, ASM3070453v1 genomic region:
- the LOC100245555 gene encoding cytochrome P450 CYP82D47 has translation MDFLLQCLNPVMVGAFAILVLSYHLLLWRSGAGKSRMAPEASGAWPIIGHLHLLGGSKNLPHLLFGTMADKYGPVFSIRLGLKRAVVVSSWEMAKECFTTHDLALASRPELVAAKYLGYNYAMFAFSPHGAYWREVRKIATLELLSNRRLELLKNVRISEVETCMKELYKLWAEKKSEAGVVLVDMKQWFGHLSLNVILKMVVGKRYFGYAAESKEKEAQQCQKAIREFFRLLGLFVVSDALPFLGWLDVGGHVKAMKKTAKELDGIAQEWLEEHRRRKDSGEADGDQDFMDVMLSILGATDPNGYDADTINKATSLILIAGGTDTTSVTLTWAISLLLNNPHVLRKAQEELDTHVGKERLVNEMDISKLVYLQAIVKETLRLYPAAPLSGQRQFIQDSVLGGYHIPKGTRLLLNLTKIQRDPRVWLNPTKFQPSRFLTTYKDVDVKGKHFVLTPFGGGRRICPGAAFALQVLPLTLANFLHKFQLSTPSNSPIDMSESFGITNIKSTPLEVLISPRLASYNLYK, from the exons ATGGATTTCCTTCTCCAATGCCTAAACCCTGTCATGGTTGGAGCGTTTGCAATACTCGTCCTCTCATACCACCTGTTATTATGGAGGTCTGGAGCTGGTAAGAGCAGAATGGCACCTGAAGCTTCTGGTGCATGGCCCATAATAGGTCACCTGCACCTGTTAGGTGGATCTAAGAATTTGCCTCACTTACTTTTTGGAACCATGGCCGACAAGTATGGACCAGTATTCAGCATCCGGCTGGGATTAAAAAGAGCTGTGGTTGTGAGTAGTTGGGAAATGGCCAAAGAATGCTTCACCACCCATGACCTGGCTCTGGCCTCCCGTCCTGAGCTTGTGGCCGCCAAATATTTGGGATATAACTATGCCATGTTTGCTTTCTCTCCTCACGGTGCATACTGGCGTGAAGTGCGTAAGATAGCCACTCTAGAGCTACTCTCGAACCGCCGGCTAGAGTTGCTGAAGAATGTCCGAATCTCAGAGGTGGAGACATGCATGAAGGAACTATACAAGCTTTGGGCAGAGAAGAAAAGCGAAGCAGGCGTTGTTTTGGTGGACATGAAGCAATGGTTTGGGCACTTGTCTCTGAACGTGATTCTTAAGATGGTTGTTGGAAAACGATATTTCGGTTATGCAGCCGAAAGTAAAGAGAAAGAGGCCCAGCAGTGCCAGAAGGCGATTAGGGAATTCTTTCGTTTGTTGGGACTCTTTGTGGTGTCGGATGCCCTTCCTTTTCTTGGATGGCTTGACGTGGGTGGACATGTGAAAGCCATGAAGAAGACTGCAAAAGAATTGGACGGTATTGCTCAGGAATGGTTAGAGGAACACCGACGGCGAAAAGATTCGGGTGAAGCTGATGGTGACCAGGACTTCATGGACGTGATGCTGTCCATTCTGGGTGCCACAGACCCTAATGGCTATGATGCTGATACCATCAACAAAGCCACATCCCTG ATTTTGATTGCAGGAGGCACCGACACTACATCTGTTACTCTAACATGGGCAATCTCATTATTATTGAACAATCCACATGTGTTAAGAAAAGCTCAAGAAGAATTGGACACTCATGTTGGAAAAGAGAGACTAGTAAATGAAATGGATATAAGCAAGTTGGTCTACCTTCAAGCAATCGTTAAAGAGACATTGAGGTTATATCCAGCAGCCCCACTTTCAGGACAACGTCAATTTATCCAAGATTCCGTATTAGGCGGTTACCATATCCCAAAAGGCACTCGTCTTCTATTGAACCTCACCAAGATCCAAAGAGACCCAAGAGTATGGTTGAACCCAACAAAGTTCCAACCAAGTAGATTCCTCACCACCTACAAAGATGTTGATGTTAAGGGTAAACATTTTGTGTTGACACCATTTGGTGGTGGACGAAGAATTTGCCCTGGAGCAGCTTTTGCCCTTCAAGTGTTACCTTTAACACTAGCCAACTTCCTACATAAATTTCAACTTTCAACTCCATCAAATTCACCCATTGATATGAGCGAGAGTTTTGGAATAACAAACATCAAATCCACTCCACTTGAAGTTCTCATCTCCCCACGCTTAGCTTCTTATAATCTTTATAAGTAG